TTTCGACACCGGGCCAGGCAACATGCTGATGGACGCCTGGGTGTGGCGCCACCGTGCACAACCTTATGATCAGGACGGCGGCTGGGCGATGCAGGGAAGAGTCTGTTTGCCGCTGTTGCAGCAGATGCTGGCGGATCCTTACTTCGCGCTGCCGGCGCCGAAAAGCACCGGCCGCGAGTATTTCAATATCGCCTGGCTGGAGCGGCAGTTGGCCGGATTGCCGGCGATGGCGCCGGTCGACGTGCAGGCCACGCTCACGGAGCTGACCGCCGTCAGCATCAGCGAACAGGTGTTGCTGGCCGGCGGGTGCGAGCGTTTGCTGGTATGCGGTGGCGGAGCGCGCAACACGCTGCTGATGGCGCGTCTGTCGGCGCTGCTGCCGGGCACGGAAGTCGGGCTGACCGACGATTTCGGCGTCAGCGGTGACGACATGGAGGCGCTGGCCTTTGCCTGGCTGGCGTTTCGTACGCTGTCCGGCCAGGCAGGCAACCTGCCTTCGGTGACCGGCGCCAGCCGTGAAACGGTGCTGGGTGGGATTTATCCGGTTTTGCCATTGGGGGGCCGTTAGCTCTGTTAGGATAGCCTGTGAAGGATTTTTCTAAGGAGCAACAGCATGAAAAAAGTCATTTTCGTCGCCGGCGCGCTGGCGCTGTCCGGCTGCAGCTACATCCTGCCGCAAAGCAGCCAGACGATGCACTACCAGTGCGGCACCACGCCGCTGACGGTGGCGCTCGACGGCAAGGCGAGCGAAGTCAGCCTGCTGATGGATGGCGAGCAGCTGCATCTTAAGCAGGTGCTGGCGCTGACCGGCGCCAAATACAGCGACGGCAAATACACTTTTTGGTCGAAAGACCGTAACGCCTATCTTGAGCGCAACGGCAAGGTAGTGATGAGCGACTGCGTGTTGACGGAATGACGGTCGGCGGCGGCGTCGGAGCGATTGAGTTCCTGACGCCGCAGGCGCAGAATGTAACGACGGATTTTTTCAGTTGGTCGATAACCCAGATGATTGAAAAGAATGAGTTTGATGTTGCGGACCTGCGCCGTGAATACACCCGAGGCGGCCTGCGCCGCAACGATCTGACCGCCAACCCGCTCGAACTGTTCGAGCGTTGGTTGAAACAGGCCTGCGATGCGCGCCTGGCCGATCCTACCGCCATGTGCGTCGCGACCGTCGACGAACACGGCCAGCCCTATCAACGCATTGTGCTGCTCAAGCATTTCGACGAGCAGGGGCTGGTGTTCTACACCAACCTCGGCAGCCGCAAGGCGCAGCAACTGGCGCACAATCCGCATATCAGCCTGCTGTTCCCGTGGCACATGCTCGATCGCCAGGTGATTTTCCTCGGCCAGGTGGAGCGCCTGTCGACTTTCGAAGTGCTGAAGTATTTCAACAGCCGGCCGAAGGATAGCCAGATCGGCGCCTGGGTGTCGCAGCAATCGTCGCGTATTTCCGCGCGCGGCGTGCTGGAAAGCAAATTCCTCGAGTTGAAGCAGAAGTTCCAGCAAGGCGAAGTGCCGTTGCCGAGTTTCTGGGGCGGATTCCGCGTGAAATTCGACTCCGTCGAGTTCTGGCAGGGCGGCGCCCATCGCCTGCATGACCGTTTCCTGTATCAGCGGGACGGGAATGACTGGAAAATTGACCGACTGGCACCCTGAAGACGGAAAATCCCCTCTAAGCGCTGGTGCTGACGCCGCCGGCGCTTTATTCTATGCGCTACCCTGAATTTTTTATTTCGCCACTGGGCGAAAGGCCGTGTACCGGCAAAGGTGCATTCGTTTATACATGGAGTCATTGATGGCAAGCAGCAACTTGATTAAACAACTGCAAGAGCGGGGCCTCGTTGCCCAGGTTACGGATGAGGAAGCGTTAGCGGAGCGACTGGCGCAAGGGCCAATTGCACTGTATTGCGGTTTCGATCCGACCGCTGACAGCTTGCATTTGGGCCATCTGGTTCCTCTGTTGTGCCTGAAGCGCTTCCAGCTGGCCGGCCACAAGCCGGTCGCACTGGTGGGCGGCGCCACCGGCCTCATCGGCGATCCAAGCTTCAAAGCGGCGGAGCGCAAGCTGAACACCACCGATACGGTGAACGAGTGGGTGGAGAAGATCCGCAAGCAGGTTTCTCCGTTCCTCGATTTCGACTGCGGCAGCAACAGCGCCATCGCGGCCAATAACTACGACTGGTTCGGCGGCATGAACGTGCTGACCTTCCTGCGTGACATCGGCAAGCACTTCTCCGTCAACCAGATGATCAATAAGGAAGCGGTTAAGCAGCGCCTGAATCGCGACGACTCCGGCATCTCCTTCACCGAGTTTTCCTATAATCTGCTGCAGGGCTTCGATTTCTCCGAGCTGTACAACCGCCACCAGGTGGAGCTGCAGATCGGCGGTTCCGATCAGTGGGGCAACATCACCTCGGGTATCGATCTGACGCGTCGCCAGCACCAGAAGCAGGTGTTCGGCCTGACCGTGCCGTTGATCACCAAAGCAGACGGCACCAAGTTCGGTAAAACCGAAGGCGGCGCGGTCTGGCTGGCGCCGGAAAAAACCAGCCCGTACAAGTTCTACCAGTTCTGGATCAACACCGCCGATGCCGACGTCTACCGCTTCCTGAAGTTCTTCACCTTCATGAGCCTGGAAGAGATCAACGCGCTGGAAGAAGAAGACAAGAACAGCGGCAAGGCGCCACGCGCCCAGTACGTGCTGGCGGAAGAAGTGACCGGCATGGTACACGGTGCGGAAGGCTTGGCGGCCGCCAAGCGCATCACCCAGAGCCTGTTCTCCGGCGCGCTGCATGACATGACCGAAGCTGACTTCGCCCAACTGGCGCAGGACGGCATGCCGACCATCAAACTGGACCGCGACGCCGATCTGCAGCAGGCGTTGGTGAATGCCGAACTGGTACCGTCACGCGGCCAGGCGCGCACCATGATCGGTTCCAACGCGGTGACCATCAACGGTGAGAAGCAGTCCGATGCCGAATACCGCTTCAGCGATTCAGACCGTCTGTTCGGCCGCTACACGCTGCTGCGCCGCGGCAAGAAACATTACTGCCTGGTGGATTGGCAGTAACGAATAATGACGGTAAGGGGCCCTGGCGGCCCCTTTATTTTTGCGCAGCTGCCCGGCTGCCGTATTTCGAACGAGTTCTGTCGATGAAAAACATTCTTTCTATCCAGTCGCACGTGGTGTTTGGTCACGCCGGCAACAGTGCGGCGGAGTTTCCGATGCGCCGCATGGGCGTCAATGTCTGGCCGTTGAACACGGTGCAGTTCTCCAATCATACGCAATACGGCCAGTGGACCGGTTGCGTCATGCCGGCCAATCATCTGACCGAGATCGCGCAGGGCATCGCCAATATCGATCAACTGAAGCGCTGTGATGCGGTGTTGAGTGGTTATATCGGTTCGCCGGAGCAGGGCGACCATATTCTGGAGATTGTGCGCCAGGTTAAGCAGGCGAACCCGAATGCCTGGTATTTCTGCGACCCGGTGATGGGACATCCGGAAAAGGGCTGCATCGTGGCGCCGGGCGTGGCCGAGTTTCACTGCCGCCAGGCGCTGCCGTGCAGCGACATGATGGCGCCGAACCTGCTGGAACTGGAGATGCTGAGTCAGATGGCCGTCGCCAACGTGGACGATGCGGTGCAGGCCGCCCGTGCGCTGATCGACAAAGGGCCGCGGCTGGTGCTGGTCAAGCATCTGGCACGTGCGGGCTATCACGCCGACTGCTTCGAAATGCTGCTGGTGACGGCGGACGAGGCCTGGCACATCAGCCGTCCGCTGGTGGACTTCGGCGCGCGGCAGCCGGTCGGCGTCGGTGATTTGACCAGTGGTCTGTTGCTGGTGGACTTGCTGAAGGGTGAGGCGCTGGATAAAGCACTGGAGCACGTGACCGCCGCCGTGTATGAGGTGATGCTGACTACGCAGGAGATGGGCGAGTACGAACTGCAGGTGGTGGCGGCGCAGGATCGGATTGTGCAGCCGCGTAGCGAGTTTAAAGCGGTCAAACTGTAAGTGTCATCGGGCTCCGGCGATAGCCGCCGGAGCCCCGAATCTTTACTTCAATCCTTCGGCGTTCAGCGCCGCATCCACCGCCGGGCGCGCCGCAACGCGATCGAACCAGGCCGCCAAATGGGCGTGCTTGCGCACGTCGAACTGCAGGGCGAATGCCCAACGCAACACGGTAAACAGGTAGGCGTCGGCTATGCTGAAGCGGCTTCCCAACAGGAAGTGCTGCTTCGCCAGCACCGAATCCAGATAGCTGAACTGCTGTTCCAACTTGGCGCGCGCGATGGTTTTGTATTCCTCGGGCGTTTTCGGGTTGAACAACGGGCTGAATCCTTTGTGCAGCTCGGTGGCGATGTAGTTCAGCCATTCGATCGCGTGGTAGCGCGACAGGGTGCCCGCCGCCGGGATCAGGTTGCGATCCGGCACGCGATCCGCCAGGTATTGCACGATCGCCACGCCTTCGGTCAGCAGGCTACCGTCATCCAGCAGCAGCGCCGGTACCTGTCCCTTGGGGTTGATGGCGAGGTAATCGGTGCCGCTCTCGGTTTTCTTCTGCGCCAGGTCGACCTTCTCCGCCGTAAAATCCAGCCCTGCCTCACGCAGCACTATATGCGGGGACAGCGAACAGGCGCCGGCTTTATAGAACAGTTTCATCGGAAGCTCCTTGTTGATGACGAATGACGGGCATGCTTAACCTCTCATCGTAGTCCCATAGCGCCAAAATTACAGCGGCTTAGCTAACAAATTTAACCGATGAGCGCCTCGGCAGGCTGCAGCTGGGCCAGCGTTGCGGCGATCTGCTGTTGCAGCGCCTGCGGCGCCACCTGCATCGGCGAACGCAACTCGTTGGCGATCAGCCCCTGCTGGGCCAGCACCGTCTTGACCGGCGCCGGATTCGGGAAGCTGAACATCTGGTGGATCATCGGCAGCAGCTCATAGAAGTTGCTGCGTGCCGCGGCCAAATCACCGGCGGCGACCTGCTGCGTCAGCTGAACGAAGCGCTCCGGGTGAACATGCGCGGCGGCGGAGATGGCGCCGGTACCGCCGAGGCAGAGCGTGGTGAGGATCAGATTGTCTTCCCCGGTCATCACATCGATTTCGCCGTCGGCGATCAGCGCCATGGTGGCGTCAGGGTTACCGCCGCAGTCCTTGATGGCGGTGATGCGCGGATGGCGTGCGAGCTGGCGCAACGTGGCCAGCTCCATGGCAATGCCGGTGCGCTGCGGAATGTTGTACAGAATCACCGGCACGGTTGAGGCGTCGGCCAACTGGGTGAAATAGTCGATCAGGCCGCATTGCGAAGGGCGGATGTAGTAAGGTGCCGGGATCAGCACGCCGGCAATGTCGCGCAGCTGAATGGCCTGCTGCATTTGCAGCGTGGCGACCATGTTATTGCCGGACAGGCCCATCACGACCTGATGGGCGGGCGCCACCTCCAGCACGGCGTCGAGCACCGCCAGCTGTTCTTCTTTGCTCAGCGCGGCGGCTTCACCGGTGGAGCCGCAGACCACCAGACCTGAGACACCGGCATCGAGCAGGTGCCGCGCCAGGCGTTTCACTGCCGGCAGATCGACGGCATCGTGATTGAAAGGGGTAACCATCGCTACCCAAATACCGGAAAATGAGGCCATAAAATATTCCTTCTGTGTGACCGACAGAGAAGCCAGATGAGAAAATTGAAGGCGGGGCGTTGCGTGCCATCCAGTCAGCTCATCTGACGGGACAGCTCGCCCCGGTCAAATGAGCGTCTGTTTCTTCGATTTAATCGCCGCCAAGCCGCCAACAGGCAACGCAGGTGTCATCAGAATGTCAGCGTTGCGTGGATAGGCCATGGCAGTCTCGTGAAAAGGGGAAGTGGGGTGATAATGAATATTCTTCATCAGGCTGTCAATTTACAACAGATTGATAACATTGTTATTCATGATTCGTCGGTGGGAATGAGTTTGGCTAATAAATAAAAATCCCCGCGATGGCGGGGAGGATTTGGCCGGCTCAGCGCGGCGGGCGGGAGCCGATGGTGGCGGACCAGCTGAAGGTGTCGCCGCTCGGCCGATAGCGGTTGGCCTTGCGTTCTGCGCGCTCCGCCTTGGCGAGCTTCTCTCTGGCGGCCATGATGCGCGCCACCACTTCATCCTTGACCTTGTGCTGTTCGGCGTTGGTCAGCGGCCTGCCATGGCTTTTGCGCGCCTTGTCCAGTTCGGTTTTCACTTCCCGCTGTTCGCTTTCCGTCATTTCTTTCAACGTCAACTTTTTCATCTGTGCCGCCCGTTCGGTGAAGTTGGCTTTCAGTTTAACGACGTTATATGACCGAAAATGTTATGGGCATAACGAAAATGCCCGGTCAGCCGGCATTACACCTCTTCCAGCAGATCGTCGACAAAGCGCCGCATGCGTGCGGTACGCAGTTCGGCCATGTGCCGCCCGGCGGCGGTCTGGAAACCGTCCTGCAGTTTGAACAGCTTGGTTTCGAAGTGATCCAGGCTGAAACGCTTGTCGTCATATTGACGATGTTCGGCCCGCGGATCGGCCGCGTCATACAGCGCGCTGCGCATGCGGCCGCCGATATAGAAGCAGCGCGCCACGCCGATAAGACCTATGGCGTCGAGGCGATCGGCATCCTGCAGGATCTTCGCCTCCAGCGTTTGCGGCGGGATGCCGGCGGAAAAACTGTGCGCTTCAATGGCGTGAGCCACCGCCGCGATATCCGCCGGCGCCCATTCCAGCCGGGCCAGCGTCAACGTGGCTTGCTCCGCCGCCATGCGCGAGGCCAGATGGCGCTGCGGCGAGTTTTTTTCCACCGCGACGGCGTCGTGCAGCAGCACTGCTGCGCAGAGAATGCGCCGGTCGCCGCCTTCCAGCTTGCTGATTCGGCGGCAGTTCTTCCAGACCCGGTGCAGGTGCGCGACGTCATGCGAACCGTCGTCCGACTCGAGGGTAAGCGGCAGTAACGTTTGCGCCAGCGCCTGGTAGGGGGAAAAAGGTTGTAACAGCTCTTGCGTCAGCGAAGGTAAAGACACGTTCAGCTCCTGTTAGGGGAATCGGTCAATCAGCATAGCCGCATCGGATGCCGGGAGAATGACAGCAAAACGGCTATTGTTTACTAAAGTGCAACCCACTATTGTCATAACTGCGGTTTTTGCAGCGAAACAAGCAACCTAGAATAGCCGCATTCCGCCGTCTCCGCTTGGTGAGAGCCTGTGTCCGCGGAGATGGCCGGAATATCCTCATCAGCCATTGGAGAAGAGACATGCCAACCCCTCTTGAGATAGTGCGCGCAACCTATGAAGGCAGTTCCGAAGAAAACGGCCGTAATCTGCTGGCGGCGCTGGCCCCCGATGCCGAGTGGACCGAAGCCGCCGGTTTCCCCTACGCCGGTACCTATATCGGCCCGGAGAACATCATCAAGAACGTGCATCAGCGCCTGGGCAGCGAATGGCAAGGTTACCGCGCCGATGTCGACCACTTTTACGACGCCGGCGACAATGTGATCGCGCAAGGTTTTTATCACGGTACCTACCGGGCCACCGGCAAATCCTTCAGCGCCTCTTTTGCGCATATTTATACGCTGCGCGCCGGCAAAATCGTGAAGTTCGTGCAGATTGTCGACAGCGCTAAAGTGCTGGAAGCGATGCAGCCTTAATCGCCGCTGCGCTTGCCGAATTTGCGGTCGAACTCGCGCCGGTAACCCCGGGCCTTGTTGCGATCGCGGATCCACAGATAGCCGCACACCAGCGCAACCGCTCCCGAGAAGGTGACGTTGCGCATATCCCGGTCGTACCAAAACACCAACAGCGCATCCAGCGCCGCAATCAGCGCGATCCATTTATACATGTGGGATTGACGCCGCGTGGCGGCGTTGAGTCGCTTCAACTGTCTGGCTTCGTCCAACACCGGTTTTTGCTGCATAGCGGTTCGTTATCATCAGGCTGTTCACGCTAAATTAGCAGAATTTCCCTCACCGTCGCAAAGATTAACGCGCGGCGCCATGCGGTTTTCACTGCCCCTGGCGCGGCGCAGAATATTTGTGCGCGGGTGCTTGAATTGTCCATTGGTCGTGATAGGTTATTTATTCGATATTTTTGGGTTTTTATTCAAAATTCGCCGTGTCATCAAGCTGCAGCACTGGGCGGTTAACATGATGGGTTCGATACATGCGGCGGTTAATTTCGGCAGGAGGATGTGATGAACGATAAAACGGCACGCCCGCAGGATGTGGTTCAACAACAGCTTGACGCCTATAACGCCCGCGACATCGACGCCTTCATGGCCTGTTGGGCGGACGACGCGCAGTATTACGAGCATCCCGACACGCTGCTGGCCAGCGGCAAGGCGGCGATTCGCGAACGGCATCTGGCGCGCTTCCAGGAGCCTAGCCTGTACGGCGAACGGATAAAACGCATGGCGGTGGGGAATATGGTGGTCGATCAGGAGGTAGTGACGCGCAACTTCCCGCAGGGGCGCGGCAAAATGGATGTCATCGCTATCTACGAAGTGGAGCAGGGGCGGATCGCCAAAGCCTGGTTCAAGATCGGCCCCTGCGTGCCGGATGAGGGCGCGCTCTAGCCGCAATACTGCTCACTTAAGCCTGAGTGGCATTTTTCTTATCCAGCCTCTGGGCGTTCTGTGCAGGGGAATTGCCGTCAATGTTCCGCATTTCTTTGTGGCCAACATGAACGGCAATTGGAGGGGCCGAAGGCGCGGCCCCTCCACCCGCGCCTTCGCTTAACACCGTCTGTCCGCTGTGCGGATACCCTCGCCGCGTCTGCATTGTCGGGCGGGTCGGCTACGACAAACGTCCCTGTTAGTCTCGCCTCAACCGGCCTTCCCTGGCCGGTTGCCCCTGACAATGCCGTCTTGCTCGGCAGCCGGTGATGCGCGCCAAAGGTCAACACCCGAGCTGGTGGCTACCGGGCAACCCGTCCTTTATGAGGTTATGGCAGAGAAGAGAAGTTGGAGATGAGCACAAGTGTAAGGCGCCCTTGAAGACGCCGAACGCAGGCATAGCGCATTAGGAGAAACCGCCATGGACGGCGGTTTCAGGTGAGACAGGCAGAGACGCCTGTCGCAACCGGCCTCAATGCGGTATGGCGGAGAGAGGGGAGTTGGCAAAGCCAACCGTCTGACAGGGCAAAGGCGCGGGTTGCCAGGGGCCGCGCCTTCGGCCCCTGGCTCGGTCGAGGTGCATGAGCCACATGGGGCATCTCACTTTTATCGACCGAAAATGTCACGAACGCCTGCAGAAAAACGCTTAACTGAATCAGCATTGTGCTCTAGTCGCGCATTATTGCAACGCCATCACCGCCTCTATCTCCACGCACACCTGCGGTGAGAACAACGCGCTGACCGCCATCAATGAACAGGCCGGCAGCGCGCCATCGAAATAGTCAAACAGCACCGGGCGCACGCCCGCCAGATCGGCGATGTCGGTCAGGAACACGCTGATTTTAATCAATGCCTTGAGATTCACGCCTTCGCTGGCGGCGATGGTCACCAGCTGTTCCAGGATCTCCTGCGTTTGCTCCGGCGCGCTCAGTCCCTGAGCGTCGGTGGCGAAGGCCGTCAATCCCGACACGTACAGGCGATCGCCGTGGCGCACCGCATGTACATAGGGGCCGCCCGGCGTAGGCAACTGCGGATAATTCGTGCGTTTTAATGATGTCATGATCAAACCCCGCGCAAGACCGGTTAATAAAATCGAAAAACTTGGTTAGGATACTGGGGAAACGGCGCCAGGCGCCGCTCACCGATGATATTTGAGAGTATCATTCTTCTTTATTTTACACGCCGTTTCTCACCCGAATGTGACAGTGCGGCGCAGCTCGGCCACAAGGACGCATGAGACGATGAACCCGCTTTTTACTCCCTACCTGCAACGCTGGCAATTGGAACAGGACGGCAAAGCCTTCGAAACTCACAGCAGTCTGCTGATGCCGGTGCGGTACCGGGGCGAGGCCGCCATGCTGAAGATCGCCCGCGAGCAGGAGGAGCGCTTCGGCGGCCAGCTGATGTGCTGGTGGCGCGGGGAAGGCGCTGCGCGGGTGCTGGCGTGGCACGACGACGGCATTCTGCTGGAGCGCGCGCAGGGTGAAGGTTCGTTGGCGCAGCTGGTGCGTGACGGTGACGATGAGCAGGCCACGCAGATCCTGTGCAGGGCGGTCGCCGCCTTACATGCGCCGCGCGCGGCGCCGTTGCCAGAGCTGATCCCGCTGCAGGAGTGGTTCAGCTCGCTGTGGCCGGCGGCACAAGCGCACGGCGGCATGCTGCGTCTCAGCGCCACGACGGCGGCGGAGCTGCTGAGCAGCTCGCGAGAAGAGAGCGTGCTGCACGGCGATATCCATCATGACAACGTGCTCGACTTCGGCGAACGCGGCTGGTTGGCGATCGATCCCAAGCGTTTGTACGGCGAACGGGGCTTCGATTACGCCAACATCTTCTGCAATCCCAACTACGGCATCGCCACCGATCCGGCCATTTTCCAGCGTCGTGTGGAACAGGTCTGTCGCTTGGCCGGGCTGGAGCGCCGGCGCTTGCTGCAATGGATCCTGGCCTGGTCGGGGCTCTCCGCCGCCTGGTTTATGGAAGACGGGCAGGCGGCGGATATCGATTTCCGCGTGGCCGAGTTGGCGGCGCGCGCATTGGATCTCCCGCTGCCGGACGGCGATTCAGGGTTCATCCTGCCAGTAATCGAGCGAGGTTGAAGGGCGCTGCAGGTAGCGTACCTGCTCGCCGCCAGCGCTGCGCGCCATCGCCTGGTATTTGCCGGAATCCGGGTACATCACCAGTTCCGGCTGCTCGCGCGTGCTGACGGATAGGTACTTCAGCGGCGCATCGGAGGTGTTGATTATCTGGTGCGGGTATTCCGGGCCCGGCGGAATGAAGATGACATCCCCGCTGACGATAGGCAGCATTTCTCCGGCCACCCGCAGCGTACCGCTGCCTTCCAGAATGATGAACATTTCCTCCTGAGCGTAGTGAAAATGGTAGGGGCAGGAACGCATGCCCGGCGCCACGCAATCGAAGGAGGCGCCCAGCTTGTCGGCGGCGGTGCCGGTGCCGAGACGCGCGCCAACGCTGTCATACAACGGCGGCCGCCGATCGTGTTGCTTATCCACCCGTTCGACATTGCGTATCAAGCGCTGAGCTAACAGCGCAGCTTTCTCAGTCATAGGCTTCCTTTGTGACATTGTCACTTAAAAGTTGACGATAGCCAGAGAAAATCCGTCCCAGCCCTTGCTGCCTACGGTTTGCAGTGCGGTAGCGGTCAAGCGGGGTTCCTGGGCCATCATCGTGAAGAACTCGCGTACGCCTTGTACACGGGCGTCCGTACTGGCGGCGTCGGTGACCGCGCCATCGCGCACCACGTTGTCACCGATAATCACCGTGCCTGGGCGCGCGAGCTTAAGCGCCCAACGTAGGTAATCCGGGTTGCTCGGTTTGTCGGCGTCGATGAAGATGAGATCAAAGGGGGCCAGGGTGTGCAGCGTCGGCAGGTGAGTCATGGCGGGGCCGACGCGCAGCTCAACCAGGCCGTCGAGACCGGCGCGGGTGATATTCTGGCGGGCGACGGCGGCGTGGCTTTCATCCGCTTCCAGCGTGATTAATTTACCGTCTGCCGGTAGCGCGCGTGCCAGCCAGATGGTGCTGTAGCCGCCCAACGTGCCGATTTCCAAAATGCGTTTGGCGTTCACCATGCGGGCGAACAGCTGCAGCAGTTTGCCCTGATTCGGTGCCACATCATGCGCCGGCAGCCCGGCGGCGGCGTTGGTCGCCAGCGCCTGCAACAGGGCATCATCTTGTTCTACCAGGTTGTCAACGATATAGCGATCGACCTGGGACCATTGTTCCTTTTCTTTCATGCGGGCCTCGTGCGGGAAACGCAGTGTGCCCACCAAGTGAAGGCGTCGCCGCCGAGCTTGTCAATGCGCGGCGTGCGTTTGGCATTTTATGCTGCTTCTCGCCGCGGTAGCGACAGCAGCAGGTGGGCGATGGCGCCGCCGACAATGCCCCAGAAGGCTGAACCGATGCCCAGCAAGGTGACGCCGGAGGCGGTGATGAGGAAGGCGATCAGCGCCGCATCGCGCTGTTTCTCATCATGCAGCGCGCGCTGCAGGCTGCCGCCGATGGTGCCGAGCAGCGCCAGCCCGGCAATGGTGTGGATCAGGGCGACCGGCAACGCGCTGAACAGCAGGCCGATGGCGCCGCCGAACAGCCCGGCCAGCAGGTAGAAGCCGCCGGCGGCCACCGCGCCCATATAGCGCCGCTGCGGATCGGGATGCACGTCCGGCCCCATGCAGATGGCGGCGGTGATCGCGGCGATGCACACCGAGAAGCCGCCGAACGGCGCCAGCAGCAGCGCGGTGAGCGCCGTCCAGGCGATCAGCGGTGACGTAGGCACGCGGTAGCCTGCCGCCTGCAGCGTCGCGATGCCGGGGGCGTTCTGCGAAGCCATGGTCACCACGAAGAAGGGCACGCCGATGCCCAGCAGCTTCGGCCAGCTGAAGTGCGGCGCGATAAATTCCGGCATGGCGAACGCCGGCGCATGCTGCGTCAGCTGGATATTGCCCTGCAGCGCGGCGATCGCCAGCCCGGTCGCCAGCGTCAGCACGATGGCGTAGCGCGGTTGATAACGGCGGCTGAGCAGATAGGCCAGCCCCATGCCGGCGCTCAGAGGGAAATTGAGCTGCAGCGAAGCGAAGGCGTCCAGGCCGAAACGCAGCAGGATCCCCGCCAGCATCGCGGCGGAAATCGCCTGCGGAATGTAGTCCATCAGGCGGGCGAACAACCCGGTGATACCGCACAGCAAGATCAGACCGGAAGCGAAGATAAACACGCCGATCGCCTCGTTGATCGGGGTGCCGGGCAGGCTGGTGACCAGCAGCGCCGCGCCGGGCGTCGACCAGGCGGTGAGGATCGGGGTGCGATAGTAAAGCGACAGTCCCAGCGAGGTGACGCCCATCGCGATCCCCAGCGCGCTCAGCCAGCCGCCGATCTGCGCCGGCGTGGCGCCCGCGGCGGCGGCGGCCTGAAAAATGATCGCGGCAGAGCTGGTGTAACCCACCAGAACGGCGACAAAGCCGGCCATGACGGCGGGCAGGGTCAGATGGCGCAGGGAGAGGGCTGGGCGCATGAGAAGCTCCAATCGGTGATTGTGCGTTATAAC
The sequence above is drawn from the Serratia sp. FDAARGOS_506 genome and encodes:
- a CDS encoding O-methyltransferase — encoded protein: MKEKEQWSQVDRYIVDNLVEQDDALLQALATNAAAGLPAHDVAPNQGKLLQLFARMVNAKRILEIGTLGGYSTIWLARALPADGKLITLEADESHAAVARQNITRAGLDGLVELRVGPAMTHLPTLHTLAPFDLIFIDADKPSNPDYLRWALKLARPGTVIIGDNVVRDGAVTDAASTDARVQGVREFFTMMAQEPRLTATALQTVGSKGWDGFSLAIVNF
- a CDS encoding benzoate/H(+) symporter BenE family transporter; the encoded protein is MRPALSLRHLTLPAVMAGFVAVLVGYTSSAAIIFQAAAAAGATPAQIGGWLSALGIAMGVTSLGLSLYYRTPILTAWSTPGAALLVTSLPGTPINEAIGVFIFASGLILLCGITGLFARLMDYIPQAISAAMLAGILLRFGLDAFASLQLNFPLSAGMGLAYLLSRRYQPRYAIVLTLATGLAIAALQGNIQLTQHAPAFAMPEFIAPHFSWPKLLGIGVPFFVVTMASQNAPGIATLQAAGYRVPTSPLIAWTALTALLLAPFGGFSVCIAAITAAICMGPDVHPDPQRRYMGAVAAGGFYLLAGLFGGAIGLLFSALPVALIHTIAGLALLGTIGGSLQRALHDEKQRDAALIAFLITASGVTLLGIGSAFWGIVGGAIAHLLLSLPRREAA
- a CDS encoding RidA family protein is translated as MTSLKRTNYPQLPTPGGPYVHAVRHGDRLYVSGLTAFATDAQGLSAPEQTQEILEQLVTIAASEGVNLKALIKISVFLTDIADLAGVRPVLFDYFDGALPACSLMAVSALFSPQVCVEIEAVMALQ
- a CDS encoding nuclear transport factor 2 family protein, which gives rise to MPTPLEIVRATYEGSSEENGRNLLAALAPDAEWTEAAGFPYAGTYIGPENIIKNVHQRLGSEWQGYRADVDHFYDAGDNVIAQGFYHGTYRATGKSFSASFAHIYTLRAGKIVKFVQIVDSAKVLEAMQP
- a CDS encoding aminoglycoside phosphotransferase family protein, with the translated sequence MNPLFTPYLQRWQLEQDGKAFETHSSLLMPVRYRGEAAMLKIAREQEERFGGQLMCWWRGEGAARVLAWHDDGILLERAQGEGSLAQLVRDGDDEQATQILCRAVAALHAPRAAPLPELIPLQEWFSSLWPAAQAHGGMLRLSATTAAELLSSSREESVLHGDIHHDNVLDFGERGWLAIDPKRLYGERGFDYANIFCNPNYGIATDPAIFQRRVEQVCRLAGLERRRLLQWILAWSGLSAAWFMEDGQAADIDFRVAELAARALDLPLPDGDSGFILPVIERG
- a CDS encoding cupin domain-containing protein, which encodes MTEKAALLAQRLIRNVERVDKQHDRRPPLYDSVGARLGTGTAADKLGASFDCVAPGMRSCPYHFHYAQEEMFIILEGSGTLRVAGEMLPIVSGDVIFIPPGPEYPHQIINTSDAPLKYLSVSTREQPELVMYPDSGKYQAMARSAGGEQVRYLQRPSTSLDYWQDEP
- a CDS encoding nuclear transport factor 2 family protein, which encodes MNDKTARPQDVVQQQLDAYNARDIDAFMACWADDAQYYEHPDTLLASGKAAIRERHLARFQEPSLYGERIKRMAVGNMVVDQEVVTRNFPQGRGKMDVIAIYEVEQGRIAKAWFKIGPCVPDEGAL